The DNA window CCGGGTCACCCAGCTGGGCGGTTAGGAGGGTGAGGATCGGACGCAGCCGCTTGCCCCCGGCCTGCGCCAGGTGGGAGGTGGGCGGGTTGATCGTCTCATCGGCGTTGCTGACGACCTCCAGCAGCCGCGCCTCGATGGCGGCCAGGGCCGGGGAGAGAACGCCCTCGAGTTCCGGGGCGTCCAGTGGGAGCGATCCGATCACGGCATGAGCATAGCCGCGCGGCCCAGCACCACCAGCACCGCCTGCGGCAGCACGCCCAGCGCCACGGTGAGGAAGGCGGCGGTGCCGATCGCCGCCGCCGTCGGTCCCCTGGAGCCGACGACAATGACGGTCTCACCGCGCGGCTCGTGGAAGAACATGAGCAGAATCAGGCGCATGTAGAAGAAGGCCGTCGCCGCCGAGGAGACGACCGCGGCGACGACGAGCCAGGCGCTCCCCCCGACGCCGGCGACGAACAGCTCGAACTTGGCCATGAACCCGAAGGTCAGCGGGACGCCCGCGAAGGACAGCAGGAAGACCGTCATGGCGGCGGCCAGCCAGGGGGCGCGCCGGCCCAGCCCCCGGAAGGAGTCCAGGTCGGTGGCCTCCGGGCCGGCGGCGCCGTCGTGGCCGGTGCGCACGAGCGTGACCACGCCGAAGGCGCCCACGGTCGCCACGCCGTACGCCAGGCAGTACAGGAGCAGGGCGGCGACGCCCTGCTGGTTGAGGCTGATGATGCCGATGAGCATGTAGCCGGCGTGGGCGATCGCGGAGTAGGCGAGCATGCGCTTGACGTCCCTCTGGACGACGCCGACCACCGTGCCCACGGCCATGGTGGCCAGCGACACGGCCCACAGGACGGGGGCCAGGTCCCAGCTCAGGCCGGCCACGGCGATGTAGGCGAAGCGCACGAGGGCCAGGAAGGCGGTGGCCTTGACGCCGGCCGCCATGAAGCCGGTGACCGGCGTGGGGGCGCCCTGGTAGACGTCGGGGCTCCAGGCGTGGAAGGGCACGGCGGCGATCTTGAACAGCAGGCCGACGACGACCAGGGCCGCGCCCGCCAGCATGAGCCGGTCCATGCCGGGCACGGCCCCGTAGCGGATGGCCGCCGCGATATCGGTGTAGGACACCGACCCGGAGAAGCCGTAGAGCAGGGCCGCCCCCATGAGGAGGAAGGCGGAGGCGAAGGCGCCCAGCACGAAGTACTTCAGGGCCGCCTCCTG is part of the Actinomyces sp. oral taxon 414 genome and encodes:
- the nuoN gene encoding NADH-quinone oxidoreductase subunit NuoN, whose amino-acid sequence is MSFTAPTILWAGLAPVAVILGAAVLGVLLEALLPRRARPVLQPVLAILAILGAGAGVVMRWRAVEAGVGASLTAGFDEDPFGVAAQGIMLVIGLLAVLVMADRTTADDGAFAAQAADRPGSAEEAESLHAGWTGTEVFPLTLFSLGGMMLFPLSSNLIALFVMLELVSLPLYIMAAMARHRRLLSQEAALKYFVLGAFASAFLLMGAALLYGFSGSVSYTDIAAAIRYGAVPGMDRLMLAGAALVVVGLLFKIAAVPFHAWSPDVYQGAPTPVTGFMAAGVKATAFLALVRFAYIAVAGLSWDLAPVLWAVSLATMAVGTVVGVVQRDVKRMLAYSAIAHAGYMLIGIISLNQQGVAALLLYCLAYGVATVGAFGVVTLVRTGHDGAAGPEATDLDSFRGLGRRAPWLAAAMTVFLLSFAGVPLTFGFMAKFELFVAGVGGSAWLVVAAVVSSAATAFFYMRLILLMFFHEPRGETVIVVGSRGPTAAAIGTAAFLTVALGVLPQAVLVVLGRAAMLMP